The following proteins come from a genomic window of Candidatus Blochmanniella vafra str. BVAF:
- the rpmD gene encoding 50S ribosomal protein L30, whose product MIKITQIKSSIGCVLKHKATLRGLGLRRIGSTVSKMDTPSVRGMINTIAYMVKVEDE is encoded by the coding sequence ATGATTAAAATCACTCAGATTAAGAGTTCTATTGGATGTGTGTTGAAGCATAAAGCAACTTTGCGTGGATTAGGATTACGTCGAATTGGGAGTACTGTGAGTAAAATGGATACTCCATCAGTTCGAGGTATGATTAATACAATTGCTTATATGGTTAAAGTAGAAGATGAATAA
- the rplO gene encoding 50S ribosomal protein L15, which translates to MSLQLNNISSSQGSRCLKKRVGRGIGSGLGKTGGRGHKGQKSRSGCKIGVTFEGGQTALHRRLPKFGFTSKKKMMTKAITLLDLSRISENLIDLNVLRKNNIIGNKIRFVKIIMSGKINRAVVIRNIRISKGAKTLIQVAGGRIEREENSK; encoded by the coding sequence ATGTCGTTACAGCTTAATAATATTAGTTCATCTCAAGGATCGAGATGTTTAAAAAAACGAGTAGGTCGAGGAATAGGGTCAGGATTAGGTAAGACTGGTGGAAGAGGTCATAAGGGTCAGAAATCTCGTTCTGGATGTAAAATAGGGGTTACTTTTGAAGGAGGTCAAACTGCTTTACATAGACGATTGCCAAAATTTGGATTTACATCCAAAAAAAAAATGATGACTAAAGCAATTACATTGTTAGATTTATCTCGTATTTCAGAGAATTTGATAGATTTAAATGTATTAAGAAAAAATAATATTATTGGAAACAAAATTAGATTTGTTAAAATTATTATGTCTGGTAAAATCAATAGAGCTGTTGTTATACGAAATATTCGAATAAGCAAAGGAGCTAAGACTTTGATACAAGTTGCAGGTGGAAGAATTGAGAGGGAGGAGAATAGTAAGTAA
- the secY gene encoding preprotein translocase subunit SecY — protein sequence MIDKNRAIFDFQSIKGGFYDLKRRVLFLIGALIIFRIGSFIPIPGVDLIVLSQILQEQQGTIIEMLNMFSGGSLSRASIFSLGIMPYISASIIIQLLTAVHPVLMEIKKEGESGRRVINQYIRYGTLILSTFQAVGIVIGLPNISGLVLNPGFTFYFIAVISLVSGTIFLMWLGDQITNRGVGNGISIIIFSGIVAGLPSAIGHTIEQVRQNELHFFILILIMCLIFSITFFVVFMEKGQRRILVHYAKPKRQQGRRIYAAQNSTHLPFKVNMAGVIPAIFASSVILFPSTIVSWFCSGSSNCYWLTMMSMYLQPGQLLYILIYSSAIIFFCFFYTSLVFNPRETADNLKKSGAFVPGIRPGEQTSKYIDKIIVRLTCIGAVYVTFICLVPEFMRIAIKVPFYFGGTSLLIVVVVIMDFMAQIQTLLMSSQYESVLKKANLKYYS from the coding sequence ATGATTGATAAAAATCGCGCTATATTTGATTTTCAAAGTATAAAAGGTGGATTTTATGATTTAAAACGTAGGGTGTTGTTTTTAATTGGAGCGCTTATTATTTTTAGAATTGGATCATTTATTCCAATTCCTGGAGTGGATTTGATTGTTTTATCACAGATCTTACAAGAACAACAAGGCACTATTATAGAAATGTTAAATATGTTTTCTGGAGGATCTTTAAGTCGGGCATCTATTTTTAGTTTGGGAATTATGCCATATATTTCGGCATCAATTATTATACAATTGTTGACAGCAGTACATCCAGTTTTAATGGAAATTAAAAAAGAAGGTGAAAGTGGAAGACGAGTAATTAACCAATATATTAGATATGGAACATTAATATTAAGTACATTTCAGGCTGTAGGTATAGTAATTGGACTTCCAAATATTTCAGGGTTGGTTTTAAATCCGGGGTTCACTTTTTATTTTATAGCAGTTATTAGTCTTGTATCTGGAACTATTTTTTTAATGTGGTTAGGAGATCAAATTACAAATAGAGGTGTAGGTAATGGAATATCTATTATTATTTTTTCGGGTATTGTGGCTGGGTTACCTTCCGCTATAGGACACACTATAGAACAAGTTAGGCAGAATGAATTGCATTTTTTTATATTAATATTAATAATGTGTTTAATATTTAGTATTACATTTTTTGTGGTATTTATGGAAAAAGGACAGCGTAGAATTTTAGTGCATTATGCTAAACCTAAAAGACAACAAGGTCGTAGAATTTATGCAGCTCAAAATAGTACGCATTTACCTTTTAAGGTAAATATGGCTGGAGTAATTCCTGCAATTTTTGCGTCTAGTGTGATTTTATTTCCTAGTACTATTGTTTCTTGGTTTTGTAGTGGGTCAAGTAATTGCTATTGGTTAACTATGATGTCTATGTATTTACAACCTGGACAATTATTATATATTTTAATATATTCATCAGCCATAATATTTTTTTGTTTTTTTTATACATCTTTGGTGTTTAATCCACGTGAAACTGCTGATAATTTAAAAAAGTCAGGAGCTTTTGTTCCAGGAATAAGACCTGGGGAACAAACTTCAAAATATATTGATAAAATTATAGTACGTTTAACTTGTATTGGAGCAGTATACGTTACCTTCATTTGTTTAGTTCCAGAATTTATGAGAATTGCTATAAAAGTTCCATTTTACTTCGGGGGTACTTCTTTATTGATAGTAGTTGTAGTTATTATGGATTTTATGGCTCAAATACAAACGTTATTAATGTCTAGTCAGTATGAATCTGTATTAAAAAAAGCTAATTTAAAATATTATAGTTAG
- the rpmJ gene encoding 50S ribosomal protein L36: MKVRASVRKLCRHCVVVKRRNVVRVICRVIPKHKQRQG, translated from the coding sequence ATGAAAGTTAGGGCTTCAGTAAGAAAATTGTGTAGGCACTGTGTTGTTGTAAAGAGACGTAATGTGGTTAGAGTAATCTGTCGTGTTATTCCTAAACATAAGCAACGACAAGGGTAA
- the rpsM gene encoding 30S ribosomal protein S13, with protein MVRIVGVNVPDRKHAVIALMSIYGIGKSLAKEICLNVGIDLHVRINQLSEENIDKLRDEISKYVIEGDLRREINLNIKRLIDLGTYRGLRHRRSLPVRGQRTRTNARTRKGPKKFTNKQ; from the coding sequence GTGGTACGTATAGTTGGGGTTAATGTTCCTGATCGTAAACATGCTGTGATTGCTTTAATGTCTATATATGGCATAGGTAAGTCTCTTGCTAAGGAAATTTGTTTAAACGTCGGTATAGATTTACATGTAAGGATTAATCAATTATCGGAAGAGAATATTGATAAATTGCGTGATGAAATTTCTAAATACGTTATAGAGGGGGATTTACGACGTGAAATTAATTTAAATATTAAAAGGTTAATTGATCTAGGTACTTATAGAGGATTACGTCATCGTAGAAGTTTACCAGTAAGGGGGCAAAGGACTAGAACGAACGCTAGAACTCGTAAGGGACCTAAGAAATTTACGAACAAACAGTAA
- the rpsK gene encoding 30S ribosomal protein S11, whose amino-acid sequence MIKSSSLRSRKRVKKQITDGIAHIHASFNNTIVTISDRQGNTLGWATSGGSGFRGSRKSTPFAAQIAAERCADIVQEYGVKNLEVMVKGPGPGRESAVRALNASGFNIISITDVTPIPHNGCRPSKKRRV is encoded by the coding sequence ATGATTAAATCATCTTCTCTTAGATCGCGTAAACGAGTAAAAAAACAAATTACAGATGGTATTGCGCATATACATGCATCTTTTAACAATACTATTGTAACTATTAGTGATCGTCAAGGTAATACTTTAGGATGGGCTACTTCTGGTGGATCTGGTTTTAGAGGATCTAGAAAATCTACCCCGTTTGCCGCTCAAATAGCAGCAGAAAGATGTGCTGACATAGTACAAGAATATGGTGTAAAAAATTTGGAGGTTATGGTCAAGGGGCCTGGTCCAGGCAGGGAATCTGCAGTTCGTGCATTGAATGCATCAGGCTTTAATATAATAAGTATTACTGATGTTACTCCTATTCCTCATAATGGTTGTAGGCCTTCTAAAAAACGTCGAGTTTAA
- the rpsD gene encoding 30S ribosomal protein S4 produces the protein MAKYLGPKLKLSRRENTDLFLKSGIRSIDSKCRFEHSPGQHNIRKARYSDYGMQLREKQKVKRIYGILERQFVNYYKKAARIKGNTGEILLQLLESRLDNVVYRMGFGSTRAESRQLVSHKSVVVNGRVVNIPSYQVMSDTVIQISTRSKHQTRIHAALEIAEQQRERVLWIEVDSIKLKGFFKRRPERSELSANIDEHLIVELYSK, from the coding sequence ATGGCAAAATATTTGGGCCCCAAATTGAAATTAAGTCGACGGGAAAATACCGATCTTTTTTTAAAATCTGGGATTAGGTCTATTGATTCTAAGTGTAGATTTGAACATTCTCCGGGACAACATAATATTCGTAAAGCTCGATATTCTGATTACGGAATGCAACTGAGAGAAAAACAAAAGGTTAAGCGCATATATGGTATATTAGAACGGCAGTTCGTCAATTATTATAAGAAAGCTGCCCGTATTAAAGGAAATACTGGTGAAATTTTATTGCAATTATTAGAAAGTAGATTAGATAATGTTGTATATCGTATGGGGTTTGGCTCGACAAGAGCTGAATCAAGGCAGTTGGTTAGCCATAAATCTGTTGTAGTAAATGGCCGTGTTGTAAATATACCATCTTATCAGGTTATGTCAGATACTGTTATTCAAATAAGTACTCGATCTAAACATCAAACTAGGATTCATGCTGCTTTAGAAATTGCTGAACAACAACGGGAGCGTGTATTGTGGATTGAAGTTGATTCTATAAAATTAAAAGGTTTTTTTAAACGACGGCCTGAACGCAGTGAATTATCTGCAAATATTGATGAACATTTAATTGTTGAATTATATTCAAAGTAA
- a CDS encoding DNA-directed RNA polymerase subunit alpha: MQSPEKEFLKPRLINIEKISEVHAKITLEPLERGFGHTLGNALRRVLLSSMPGCAVTEVEIDGVLHEYGIKEGIREDVLEILLNLKTLAIAIEGKDSMILSLKKSGVGPVVASDILYDSSIVKIVNPAHVICVITDDHAILSMRIKVQRGRGYVPAFSKFNSILDEQQTAIPIGRLVLDACYSPVERVSYTVEAARVEKRTDLDKLIIDMETNGTIDPEEAIRRAATILSDQLSTFIDLNNVYQPEIKEDKPEFDPALLHLVDDLELTVRSANCLKAESIHYIGDLVQKTEVELLKTPNLGKKSLTEIKDVLASRGLSLGMCLEKWPPKSFTDR; encoded by the coding sequence ATGCAGAGTCCTGAAAAGGAGTTTTTAAAACCGAGGTTAATAAATATAGAAAAAATTTCTGAAGTACATGCCAAAATTACTTTAGAACCGTTAGAAAGAGGTTTTGGTCATACGTTAGGGAATGCCTTACGTCGTGTTTTGTTATCTTCTATGCCTGGATGCGCAGTAACAGAAGTTGAAATTGACGGAGTGTTACATGAATATGGGATAAAAGAAGGTATTCGGGAGGATGTTTTAGAAATTTTGCTTAATTTAAAGACATTGGCAATTGCAATTGAAGGCAAAGATAGTATGATATTATCTTTAAAGAAATCTGGAGTGGGTCCGGTAGTGGCAAGTGATATTTTGTATGATAGCAGTATTGTTAAAATAGTTAATCCAGCACATGTTATTTGTGTTATAACAGATGATCATGCAATTTTAAGTATGCGTATTAAAGTTCAACGTGGTAGAGGTTATGTGCCAGCTTTTTCTAAGTTTAATTCTATTCTTGATGAACAGCAGACGGCAATACCAATCGGCCGATTGGTATTAGATGCATGTTATAGTCCTGTAGAAAGAGTGTCTTACACTGTAGAGGCAGCTCGAGTTGAAAAGCGTACAGATTTAGATAAATTAATTATTGATATGGAAACAAATGGAACAATAGATCCTGAAGAAGCTATTCGCCGAGCCGCTACTATTTTATCTGATCAATTATCTACATTTATTGATTTAAATAATGTTTATCAACCTGAAATTAAAGAAGATAAGCCAGAGTTTGATCCTGCTTTATTACATCTTGTTGATGATTTAGAATTAACTGTACGTTCAGCGAATTGTTTAAAAGCTGAATCTATTCACTATATAGGAGATTTAGTTCAAAAGACAGAGGTAGAGTTATTAAAAACTCCTAATTTAGGAAAAAAATCTTTAACTGAAATAAAAGATGTATTGGCTTCTAGGGGATTATCTTTGGGTATGTGTTTAGAAAAATGGCCTCCAAAAAGTTTTACTGATCGGTAA
- the rplQ gene encoding 50S ribosomal protein L17, with protein MKHRKKIFKLNKNSSHRKAIFKNMVISLITHTIIKTTLSKAKVLRQIVEPIITRGKLDTVSNRRLVFSKIRNDDVVSKLFTKVSPHFLNRSGGYTRILKCGFRKGDNAPMAYIELIDRNKISQS; from the coding sequence ATGAAACATCGCAAAAAAATTTTTAAATTAAATAAAAATAGTTCTCATCGAAAAGCTATATTTAAAAATATGGTAATTTCATTGATTACACATACTATAATTAAAACTACTTTATCTAAAGCTAAAGTATTGCGACAAATTGTTGAACCTATAATTACTAGAGGTAAACTAGATACAGTTTCAAATAGGAGATTAGTTTTTTCTAAAATTAGAAATGATGATGTTGTTAGTAAGTTATTCACTAAGGTTAGTCCTCATTTTTTGAATAGATCTGGAGGATATACTCGCATATTAAAATGTGGTTTTAGAAAAGGTGATAATGCGCCTATGGCATATATAGAATTGATTGACAGAAATAAAATTTCACAATCATAA
- the fmt gene encoding methionyl-tRNA formyltransferase, producing MKFQLQQILRIVFFGTGEFAAYHLYTLINCSAHTIIAIFTQEPQILNKKTQHYFSIYHIIRTYNLPLFQSNTLSMFQILQIIKHRNIDIIIVVSYGLILSKEILSIPKLGCINVHGSLLPRWRGPAPIQRALEHGDIITGISIIQIDSGIDTGNILYTQSCKILPKETSYSLCKKLAYIGSVALLQTMHHITMGTCKNIPQNPLYATYAPKVSKLEARINWKNSAEELERRIRAFNPWPISYFQLKTKRIKVWGAEINNNSSITTTKPHPSHPFHSLLRNDNLHSYSFLTPGTILKINSKGIYVATGNGTIILTILQIPGKKKTPVKCLLNSYSLWFPINAVLK from the coding sequence ATGAAATTTCAACTACAACAAATATTACGTATCGTTTTTTTTGGAACAGGCGAATTTGCTGCATATCATTTATACACATTAATAAATTGTTCTGCACATACAATAATTGCAATCTTTACTCAAGAACCCCAAATTCTAAATAAAAAAACACAACATTATTTCTCAATATATCATATAATACGAACGTACAACTTACCTTTATTTCAATCCAACACTCTATCTATGTTTCAAATCTTACAAATAATCAAACACCGTAACATAGATATAATAATAGTTGTATCGTATGGTTTAATTTTAAGCAAAGAAATATTAAGCATTCCTAAGTTAGGATGCATCAATGTACATGGTTCATTATTACCGCGTTGGAGGGGGCCTGCTCCAATACAGAGAGCATTAGAACACGGAGACATTATAACAGGAATATCTATTATCCAAATAGACTCTGGGATAGATACTGGTAATATTTTATATACTCAATCCTGTAAGATTTTACCAAAAGAGACTAGCTATTCTCTTTGCAAGAAATTAGCTTATATAGGATCTGTAGCACTATTACAAACAATGCACCATATAACAATGGGCACATGCAAAAACATACCTCAAAATCCGTTATATGCAACTTACGCACCTAAAGTAAGTAAGTTAGAAGCTCGTATTAATTGGAAAAATTCAGCAGAGGAGTTAGAAAGGCGTATTCGAGCTTTTAATCCATGGCCCATCAGTTACTTTCAGTTAAAAACAAAACGTATCAAGGTATGGGGGGCCGAAATCAATAATAATTCTTCTATCACCACCACCAAGCCTCACCCTTCTCATCCTTTTCATTCCTTACTAAGAAATGATAACCTACATTCATATTCTTTTCTTACTCCTGGAACCATATTAAAAATCAATTCCAAGGGGATTTATGTTGCTACCGGAAATGGCACAATTATACTTACCATATTACAAATACCAGGTAAGAAAAAAACCCCTGTTAAATGTCTTTTAAATTCATACTCGTTATGGTTTCCTATTAATGCTGTGCTAAAATGA
- the def gene encoding peptide deformylase, protein MSILKILHYPDKRLRKTAKFVSKISKHTKRIIFDMFDTMYAQQGIGLAATQVDIDQQIIVIDLYQNITQRLVFINPIIIKKIGIIHTVEGCLSIPKIKESIPRSKQIIVRSLNQDGNIFEITATDLLSVCIQHEIDHLLGKLFIDYLSPLKIKRINKKIQKWTKLLNK, encoded by the coding sequence ATGTCTATATTAAAAATACTACATTACCCAGACAAAAGACTTAGAAAAACTGCAAAGTTTGTTTCTAAAATTTCAAAACATACTAAACGAATAATATTCGATATGTTTGACACTATGTACGCTCAACAAGGGATTGGTTTAGCAGCAACACAAGTTGATATTGATCAACAAATAATTGTTATTGATTTATATCAAAATATTACACAACGTTTAGTATTTATTAATCCCATTATTATAAAAAAAATAGGTATTATTCATACTGTAGAAGGATGTTTGTCTATTCCAAAAATTAAAGAATCTATTCCTAGATCAAAACAAATAATAGTTAGATCATTAAATCAAGATGGAAATATATTTGAAATAACAGCAACTGATTTATTATCAGTTTGTATTCAACATGAAATAGATCATTTACTAGGTAAGTTATTTATTGATTATTTATCTCCACTTAAAATTAAAAGAATTAATAAAAAAATCCAAAAATGGACTAAATTATTAAATAAATAA
- a CDS encoding Sua5/YciO/YrdC/YwlC family protein produces the protein MIINSITEYSIKNLSMQLKKNRVIIYPTESVFGLGCNPDSESAIRTLLKIKRRSWKKGLILVAANYSQLLKYVDDRLLSDNQRLLVFSTWPGPVTWVFPARVGTPYWLTGQFSSIAVRVSDFKPIRYLCLDFGKPLVSTSANLSGYPPARTVIEVHNQFRYYNLPIMHHNVLGLPCPSEIRDVVSGRIIRK, from the coding sequence ATGATAATTAATTCTATTACTGAATATAGTATTAAAAATTTATCTATGCAGTTGAAAAAGAATAGAGTGATAATATATCCAACAGAATCAGTATTTGGGTTAGGATGTAATCCTGATAGCGAAAGTGCAATACGTACTTTATTAAAAATAAAGCGTCGATCATGGAAAAAAGGGTTAATTTTGGTTGCTGCTAATTATTCTCAACTTTTAAAATATGTTGATGATCGATTATTAAGTGATAATCAACGATTACTAGTTTTTTCTACTTGGCCAGGACCGGTAACATGGGTATTTCCAGCTCGAGTTGGTACTCCATATTGGTTAACTGGCCAATTTTCTTCTATCGCGGTACGAGTAAGTGATTTTAAACCAATACGGTATCTTTGTTTAGATTTTGGAAAACCTTTAGTATCTACTAGTGCAAATTTATCGGGATATCCTCCTGCTCGTACTGTCATAGAAGTTCATAATCAATTTAGGTATTATAACTTACCTATAATGCATCACAATGTGTTAGGATTACCTTGCCCTTCAGAAATTCGAGATGTTGTTTCTGGAAGAATTATTCGTAAATAA
- the aroE gene encoding shikimate dehydrogenase, translated as MSAFAVFGNPIKHSKSAEIYSLFAKEIGISSKYDLRLVSKIEDFDIVVRNFFDTGGLGANFTVPFKERAFFLCNQLTDRALMANAVNTIKKRSDNSLLGDNTDGIGLMNDLKRLCWLDFDDSIIEMNENKNLSSRKSDTHILLIGAGGAARGIIPMLLNIKGCYINVVNRTLLNAQKLVYYYHSIGCQNISYIDINKLKFHHGYNIKKYDLIINASSSSMSHVIPMIPSFLVSCFTKCYDVFYQNQDTVFITWCKKHGSNYCSDGLGMLVEQAAYAFYLWHNIFPSVKSVIDFLKSKNYV; from the coding sequence TTGAGTGCTTTTGCCGTTTTTGGAAATCCAATCAAACATAGTAAATCAGCAGAAATTTATTCTTTATTTGCAAAAGAAATAGGAATCTCTAGTAAATATGATTTAAGGTTAGTATCTAAAATAGAAGATTTTGATATTGTTGTACGTAATTTTTTTGATACAGGAGGATTAGGAGCAAATTTTACTGTTCCTTTTAAAGAACGCGCCTTTTTTTTATGTAATCAATTAACTGATCGAGCGCTTATGGCTAACGCTGTAAATACCATAAAAAAAAGATCTGATAATTCTTTATTAGGAGATAATACAGATGGAATAGGATTGATGAATGATTTAAAACGTTTATGTTGGCTTGATTTTGATGATTCAATTATTGAAATGAATGAAAATAAAAATTTGTCTAGTCGAAAAAGTGATACTCATATTTTATTAATTGGAGCTGGAGGTGCTGCAAGAGGTATTATTCCGATGTTATTAAATATTAAAGGGTGCTACATTAATGTAGTAAATAGAACTTTATTGAATGCTCAAAAATTAGTTTATTATTATCATAGCATAGGATGTCAAAATATATCTTATATTGATATTAATAAATTAAAATTCCATCATGGATATAATATAAAAAAATATGATCTTATTATTAATGCTTCTTCTAGTAGCATGAGTCATGTTATTCCAATGATTCCATCGTTTTTAGTTAGTTGTTTTACTAAATGTTATGATGTTTTTTATCAAAATCAAGATACTGTATTTATAACATGGTGTAAAAAACATGGATCAAATTATTGTTCAGATGGATTAGGGATGCTGGTAGAGCAAGCAGCATATGCATTTTATTTGTGGCATAATATATTTCCTTCTGTTAAATCGGTAATTGATTTTTTAAAATCAAAAAATTATGTATGA
- the gloB gene encoding hydroxyacylglutathione hydrolase yields MKIITILTLKTNYIWVIYNQLNECIIVDPGEFVQVLKILNKLKLILKAILLTHNHHDHINGIYELIKHFPNVQIYGPIDILNTGTKLVTVSDKDEFFLLNKKVMVIGLPGHTLNHIGFYYNSWLFTGDTLFSAGCGKVQTGLIRHMYQSFLKIQCFPENTELYPGHEYTLSNLNFALSILPEDPEIVKYNKKITTLHRRQQRIFAPMTLALELKINLFFRCNNNNKNLKYALNCFPKTGKEWKIFRNLRNKKDLYP; encoded by the coding sequence ATGAAAATTATTACAATTCTCACTTTAAAAACTAATTATATTTGGGTGATATATAATCAATTAAATGAATGCATAATAGTTGATCCTGGAGAGTTTGTACAAGTATTAAAAATACTTAATAAATTAAAACTTATTTTAAAAGCAATATTATTAACTCATAATCATCATGATCATATTAACGGTATATATGAGTTAATAAAACATTTTCCAAACGTTCAAATCTATGGCCCTATAGATATCCTCAATACAGGTACTAAACTAGTAACAGTTTCAGATAAAGACGAATTTTTTTTACTAAATAAAAAAGTTATGGTGATCGGTTTGCCAGGACACACACTGAATCATATTGGATTTTATTACAACTCTTGGTTATTTACTGGAGATACTTTATTTTCTGCTGGGTGTGGAAAGGTCCAAACTGGGTTAATAAGACATATGTATCAATCTTTTTTAAAAATTCAATGCTTTCCAGAAAATACCGAACTTTACCCTGGGCATGAATATACTTTATCAAACCTTAATTTCGCACTTTCTATATTACCTGAAGATCCAGAAATTGTTAAGTATAATAAAAAAATTACCACATTACACAGAAGACAACAAAGAATCTTTGCCCCAATGACATTAGCATTAGAACTAAAAATTAATCTTTTTTTCCGTTGTAATAATAACAACAAAAACTTAAAATATGCGTTAAATTGTTTTCCTAAAACAGGAAAAGAATGGAAAATTTTCAGAAACCTAAGAAATAAAAAGGATTTATACCCATAA
- the rnhA gene encoding ribonuclease HI, which translates to MHKQIEIFTDGSCLGNPGPGGCAAILRYKQYKKEFSAGYYLTTNNRMELMAAIIALESLKNPCQVTLYSDSQYLLIGITQWIHIWKKHHWKTAEEKLIKNIDLWRRLNSAIHSHSIKNWHWLKSHTGHPSNERCDQLARKAAKHPLNKDYDNSPIILYDNNIIT; encoded by the coding sequence ATGCATAAACAAATAGAAATTTTTACTGACGGATCATGTCTTGGAAACCCAGGCCCAGGTGGTTGCGCTGCAATATTACGTTATAAACAATATAAAAAAGAATTTAGTGCTGGATATTATCTTACTACTAACAATCGAATGGAACTAATGGCAGCAATTATTGCTCTAGAATCACTTAAAAATCCTTGTCAAGTAACTCTGTATAGTGATAGTCAATATTTATTGATTGGTATTACTCAATGGATTCACATTTGGAAAAAACATCATTGGAAAACTGCTGAAGAAAAATTAATAAAAAATATAGATTTATGGCGTCGTTTAAATTCAGCAATACATTCTCATAGTATCAAAAATTGGCATTGGTTAAAAAGTCATACCGGACATCCAAGTAATGAACGGTGCGATCAATTAGCTCGAAAAGCTGCTAAACACCCTTTAAATAAAGATTATGATAACAGCCCAATTATATTATATGATAATAATATCATCACTTAA
- the dnaQ gene encoding DNA polymerase III subunit epsilon: MNINTTRYVILDTETTGMNKFGIHYEGHKIIEIGAVEIINRSLTKNKFHVYLNPNRPVDSEAFKIHGISDRFLKDKPVFSDISNKFLSFICGSNLVIHNASFDVGFLNFELRETNLKYKTLETYCSIIDSLKLARNLFPGQRNSLDALCERYFIDISQRNLHNALIDAQILAYVFLAMTGGQTEMQLTNDIINLDKNTSVLSDMQRSYNVDTQEIKSLNIIYATVEEKTNHNRYLELIEKQSGKCLWKKCN; encoded by the coding sequence ATGAATATCAATACTACAAGATATGTGATTTTAGATACAGAAACCACCGGAATGAATAAATTTGGAATTCATTATGAAGGGCACAAAATTATTGAAATTGGTGCAGTCGAAATAATCAACCGTAGTTTAACAAAAAATAAATTTCATGTTTATTTAAATCCCAATAGACCTGTTGATTCTGAAGCTTTCAAAATACATGGAATTAGTGATCGGTTTTTAAAAGATAAACCAGTTTTTTCAGATATTTCAAATAAATTTTTATCATTTATTTGTGGTAGTAATTTAGTTATTCATAATGCATCATTTGATGTTGGTTTTTTAAATTTTGAATTAAGAGAAACAAATTTGAAGTATAAAACTCTTGAAACTTATTGTTCTATTATTGATAGTTTAAAGTTAGCTCGTAATTTATTTCCAGGTCAACGTAACAGTTTGGATGCATTATGTGAACGTTATTTTATTGATATTAGTCAACGTAATTTGCACAATGCATTAATTGATGCTCAGATTTTGGCTTATGTGTTTTTAGCCATGACTGGGGGTCAGACAGAAATGCAATTAACTAATGATATTATAAATTTGGATAAAAATACATCTGTTCTTAGTGATATGCAACGCTCATATAATGTAGATACTCAAGAAATAAAGTCTTTAAATATTATTTATGCTACTGTAGAAGAAAAGACAAATCATAATAGATATTTAGAATTAATAGAAAAACAGAGTGGTAAATGTTTATGGAAGAAATGTAATTGA